A genomic segment from Chitinophaga flava encodes:
- a CDS encoding ATP-binding protein produces MLKRLFFVSCLISGLCFSARAFNTAAQDSLFRVLQYKKADTSRVSTLFAYAMSYLPDSLQKADQIFHEALHLSRQLHYDKGVADFACYYMYIQDMRGQYRESLFMVDKAVGIYAALKDTVNLMRALSFSGNEHHLLGNLPAAAGRYLEALKLADTMRDSLFSGMMNNNLASLFVILKDFRKGFRYAEKAYHNGLTAGNKRRTSAALITMGTCMVSLHRYEEGEQYYRQAINTGRELEDSAYVLNAQLNLGNLYFEQGNREKAYQQYSQALELSDKYPKPELLTYVYLGYGRELFNLNRFSEAFAYVEKAITMAQEYDATNELRWAYLVASNLKATMGDYKQAFLLREKFEMLNDSLTGDAARNNVALLEMQYQSEKKDRELTEKQLQLTRKDLQLQHKNMWLLFFLISAILLVVFAFLVWQRLKHRHKLQQQQLQTMEVEKTVQVLEAMIQGEERERTRLSKDLHDGVGGLLSAVKMHFAAVKHDRTALQTDKGFLHAMGMLDDAIGEVRKTAHNLMPELLAGMGLAEAVRFYCRNVSHSRHLTISCYVPDDIGRFNANFELSVYRIVQELVNNIIKHSQATEAFVQLTRHGQLLTITVEDNGIGFQTHPGLQTGMGLNSLQSRIKALNGNMEIDASHGHGTTAYIEFDIAIMQLMEV; encoded by the coding sequence ATGTTAAAAAGATTATTTTTTGTTTCCTGTTTGATCTCCGGACTTTGCTTTTCAGCACGGGCGTTTAACACGGCAGCACAAGACAGCCTATTTCGGGTACTGCAATACAAGAAGGCCGATACCAGCCGGGTAAGTACCCTGTTTGCCTATGCTATGAGTTATCTGCCGGACAGTTTACAGAAGGCGGACCAGATTTTCCACGAAGCGTTGCATCTCAGCCGTCAGCTGCATTATGATAAGGGCGTGGCGGATTTCGCCTGTTATTACATGTATATCCAGGATATGCGTGGACAATACCGGGAATCATTGTTTATGGTAGACAAGGCCGTCGGTATATACGCAGCCCTGAAAGACACGGTGAACCTGATGCGGGCCCTTAGTTTCAGCGGCAATGAACATCATTTGCTGGGTAATCTCCCTGCCGCCGCCGGTCGTTACCTGGAAGCGCTCAAACTGGCCGATACCATGCGGGACAGCCTTTTTTCAGGGATGATGAACAACAACCTGGCATCCCTTTTTGTGATCCTGAAAGACTTCCGCAAAGGTTTCCGATATGCTGAAAAGGCTTACCACAACGGTCTTACGGCAGGCAACAAACGACGTACCTCTGCCGCCCTGATCACGATGGGCACCTGTATGGTGTCGCTGCACCGCTATGAGGAAGGGGAACAATATTACCGGCAGGCCATCAACACAGGCCGGGAGCTGGAAGACAGTGCCTACGTGCTCAACGCACAGCTCAATCTGGGCAATCTCTACTTTGAACAAGGGAACCGGGAAAAAGCCTACCAGCAATACTCCCAGGCGCTGGAGCTATCGGACAAATACCCCAAACCCGAGCTGCTCACCTATGTGTACCTGGGCTACGGACGGGAGTTGTTCAACCTCAACAGATTTAGCGAAGCATTCGCTTATGTAGAAAAAGCCATTACCATGGCTCAGGAATACGATGCTACCAATGAACTGCGCTGGGCTTATCTGGTAGCTTCCAATCTGAAAGCCACCATGGGCGATTATAAGCAGGCATTTCTCCTGCGGGAGAAGTTTGAAATGCTGAATGATTCCCTTACGGGTGATGCGGCCCGCAATAATGTGGCATTACTGGAAATGCAGTACCAGTCTGAGAAAAAAGACCGTGAGCTCACCGAAAAACAACTGCAGCTCACCCGCAAGGACCTCCAGCTGCAACATAAAAATATGTGGCTATTGTTCTTCCTGATATCCGCAATCCTGCTGGTGGTATTCGCCTTTTTGGTATGGCAACGGCTGAAGCACCGCCACAAACTGCAGCAACAGCAATTACAGACCATGGAAGTGGAAAAAACAGTACAGGTGCTGGAAGCGATGATACAGGGTGAAGAGAGAGAACGTACCCGCTTGTCGAAAGATCTGCACGATGGCGTAGGCGGATTGTTGTCTGCCGTTAAAATGCACTTTGCAGCTGTAAAGCATGACCGTACCGCCTTACAAACAGACAAAGGTTTCCTGCATGCGATGGGCATGCTGGACGATGCCATAGGGGAAGTACGTAAAACCGCGCACAACCTGATGCCCGAGCTGCTGGCCGGAATGGGGCTGGCGGAAGCGGTCCGTTTTTATTGCCGCAACGTGAGCCATTCCCGGCACCTGACCATCTCCTGTTATGTACCGGATGATATAGGACGTTTCAATGCCAATTTCGAACTGTCTGTTTATCGTATTGTACAGGAACTGGTCAACAATATTATCAAACATTCACAGGCTACAGAAGCCTTTGTACAGCTTACCCGGCACGGGCAGTTGCTCACCATCACCGTTGAAGACAACGGGATAGGCTTCCAGACCCACCCCGGCCTTCAAACCGGTATGGGCCTCAACAGCCTGCAATCCAGGATAAAAGCATTAAACGGTAATATGGAAATAGACGCATCCCACGGACATGGTACTACCGCCTATATAGAATTTGATATCGCGATTATGCAACTCATGGAAGTCTGA
- the eboC gene encoding UbiA-like protein EboC (EboC, a homolog the polyprenyltransferase UbiA, belongs to system of proteins involved in the trafficking of precursor metabolites to an extracytoplasmic compartment so that the biosynthesis of certain natural products, such as scytonemin, can be completed.) translates to MSYIVSKVIGYLRLMRPANIITAIADILAGVAISGYFLNATFSSLTLDQTLPVVCLCLATAGLYGGGVVFNDIFDTDLDKIERPERPIPSGVITRIQAIILGCYLLLVGILAAFSVGGFHGIAGWLAIATGASALIYDKWGKHHSFLGPVNMGLCRGLNLLLGISIVPGAVETWWWIGLVPVLYIAAVTNISRGEVYGGTSTSTRITAVCYGIVLLTIGGLAAYNHHLLKALPFLLLFAWMIMKPLYKAFKDPSGPNIGKAVKAGIVALIVMNAAWVAAFDAIGYALSVLLLLPISMGLGKIFAIT, encoded by the coding sequence GTGAGTTATATTGTTAGCAAAGTAATTGGATACCTGCGCCTGATGCGCCCAGCCAATATTATTACGGCTATTGCCGATATTCTGGCAGGGGTTGCCATTTCCGGCTATTTTCTGAATGCAACCTTTTCCTCCCTGACACTGGATCAGACGCTCCCGGTGGTATGCCTGTGTCTGGCCACTGCCGGACTATATGGAGGCGGTGTTGTGTTCAATGATATTTTTGATACAGATCTGGATAAGATAGAGCGGCCCGAAAGGCCCATCCCCAGTGGTGTTATCACACGCATACAAGCGATTATCCTCGGCTGTTATCTGCTGTTGGTAGGAATACTGGCTGCCTTTTCAGTGGGCGGTTTCCACGGCATTGCAGGCTGGCTGGCCATCGCCACCGGCGCCTCAGCGCTGATATACGACAAATGGGGAAAACATCATAGTTTCCTCGGTCCTGTAAACATGGGACTTTGCCGTGGCCTCAACCTCCTGTTGGGTATCAGTATTGTGCCCGGCGCTGTGGAAACATGGTGGTGGATAGGCCTGGTACCGGTGTTGTATATCGCTGCTGTCACCAACATCAGCCGGGGAGAAGTATATGGCGGTACCAGCACCAGCACCCGCATCACGGCGGTTTGTTATGGTATCGTGCTACTCACCATCGGAGGGTTGGCAGCCTATAATCACCATCTCCTGAAAGCATTGCCTTTCCTGCTGCTCTTTGCCTGGATGATCATGAAACCTTTATACAAGGCATTTAAGGATCCTTCCGGGCCCAACATCGGAAAGGCAGTAAAGGCCGGCATTGTAGCACTGATAGTCATGAATGCCGCCTGGGTGGCGGCTTTTGATGCTATCGGTTATGCACTGTCAGTGTTGCTGTTATTGCCAATATCAATGGGACTGGGAAAAATTTTCGCCATTACATAA
- a CDS encoding TatD family hydrolase, whose amino-acid sequence MCGIHELTEKDLQPLSYTPAYLDKIKGMRFFDPHVHMTSRTTDDYQAMADAGIVALIEPAFWLGQPRTGVDTFRDYFNSLLGWERFRASQFGIKHYCTIGLNSKEANNEKLAEAVMEILPQFIYKEGVVGVGEIGFDDQTALEEKYYRAQLELAKEAGLPVQIHTPHRDKKKGTQRSMDIAIEHGLPPHMVIVDHNNEETVKEVLDRGFWAAFTIYPFTKMGNERMVAVVKQYGSERIMVNSAADWGISDPLAVPKTAALMHESGIDLNDIHSVTYMNAVKAFAQSGQINESDFELAGNIDQSERFNGSTVLRGGQQPRINKNTTIIR is encoded by the coding sequence ATGTGTGGTATCCACGAACTCACTGAAAAAGATCTGCAACCGCTTTCCTATACACCGGCTTATCTGGATAAAATCAAAGGCATGCGTTTCTTCGATCCGCATGTGCATATGACATCCCGTACTACCGACGACTATCAGGCTATGGCTGATGCCGGCATCGTAGCACTCATCGAACCCGCCTTCTGGCTCGGTCAGCCACGCACCGGCGTTGATACCTTCCGCGATTATTTCAACAGCCTCCTCGGCTGGGAACGTTTCCGCGCGTCTCAGTTCGGTATCAAACACTACTGCACTATCGGCCTTAATTCAAAAGAAGCCAACAACGAAAAACTGGCGGAAGCCGTCATGGAAATACTGCCACAGTTTATCTACAAAGAAGGAGTGGTGGGTGTTGGTGAAATAGGCTTTGATGACCAGACAGCACTGGAAGAAAAATATTATCGTGCACAGCTGGAACTGGCTAAGGAAGCAGGTTTGCCCGTACAGATCCACACGCCTCACCGCGATAAGAAAAAAGGAACACAGCGCAGCATGGACATCGCCATCGAACATGGCCTGCCTCCTCATATGGTGATCGTAGATCATAACAACGAGGAAACGGTGAAGGAAGTGCTCGACCGCGGTTTCTGGGCAGCTTTCACCATCTATCCGTTTACTAAAATGGGTAATGAAAGAATGGTCGCTGTTGTGAAACAATACGGCAGCGAAAGGATTATGGTCAACTCAGCTGCCGATTGGGGTATCAGCGACCCTCTTGCGGTACCTAAAACAGCTGCTTTAATGCACGAAAGTGGTATTGACTTGAATGACATTCATTCGGTAACTTACATGAACGCTGTAAAAGCATTTGCGCAAAGCGGACAAATCAATGAATCGGATTTTGAGTTGGCCGGAAATATAGATCAAAGTGAAAGATTTAATGGAAGCACCGTTTTACGTGGAGGTCAGCAGCCCAGAATCAATAAAAATACGACCATCATCCGGTAA
- a CDS encoding 3-dehydroquinate synthase, producing MEYIQQQFDVNFSFGVFFSRHLFDPANTCLSAFLESKASTAFQKKLLVILDGGVAASHPGLAEQISRYLGQVRGFQLAPEIITIAGGESVKNDLPLLFSLVDAIDRYGIDRHSYVIGVGGGSLLDLVGFAAAISHRGVKHIRIPTTVLSQNDSGVGVKNGVNYKGKKNFLGSFAPPAAVFNDSTFLTTLDGRDWRSGMVEAVKVALIRDAAFFEWMEQRAAALTAGDMPGMEELIYRCADLHMAHIGGGGDPFESGSARPLDFGHWSAHKLEQLTNFALRHGEAVSIGIAIDSVYSCLLGWISESDMHRIVSVLKQMQLPVWHPLLEKQDGKPSPVIAGLEEFREHLGGQLTISLLKAIGKGAEVHHIDLDLLYKAADICKNLQ from the coding sequence ATGGAGTATATTCAACAACAATTTGACGTTAACTTTTCTTTCGGGGTATTTTTTTCCAGACATTTATTTGATCCTGCCAATACCTGCTTGTCAGCTTTCCTGGAATCCAAAGCTAGTACCGCCTTTCAAAAGAAACTGCTGGTCATCCTCGACGGAGGTGTGGCGGCCAGCCATCCCGGTCTTGCGGAACAGATCAGCCGTTATCTGGGCCAGGTGCGAGGCTTTCAGCTGGCGCCTGAAATCATTACCATCGCCGGCGGGGAAAGTGTAAAGAATGACCTGCCCCTGCTTTTCTCACTGGTAGATGCCATCGACCGCTACGGGATAGACCGCCATTCCTATGTAATCGGCGTCGGCGGCGGTTCCCTGCTCGATCTGGTAGGGTTTGCAGCCGCTATCTCCCACCGTGGAGTAAAACATATCCGTATCCCTACTACCGTGCTGTCACAAAATGATTCCGGTGTAGGGGTGAAAAATGGTGTCAACTACAAAGGCAAGAAAAACTTCCTGGGTTCTTTTGCACCACCGGCGGCAGTATTTAATGACAGCACTTTCCTCACCACCCTGGATGGCCGCGACTGGCGCTCCGGCATGGTGGAAGCGGTAAAGGTAGCCCTCATCAGGGATGCTGCTTTCTTCGAATGGATGGAACAAAGAGCGGCGGCGCTTACCGCCGGTGATATGCCTGGTATGGAAGAGCTGATCTATCGCTGCGCAGACCTGCATATGGCGCATATTGGCGGTGGCGGCGATCCCTTCGAAAGCGGCTCCGCCCGTCCACTCGACTTCGGGCACTGGAGTGCACATAAACTGGAACAACTGACTAACTTCGCTTTGCGCCATGGAGAAGCCGTATCCATCGGTATCGCAATCGACAGCGTGTATTCCTGCCTGTTAGGTTGGATCAGTGAATCGGATATGCACCGTATCGTCAGCGTTCTCAAACAGATGCAGCTGCCGGTATGGCATCCGCTTCTGGAAAAGCAGGATGGCAAACCATCTCCCGTGATCGCAGGACTGGAAGAATTCCGCGAACACCTGGGTGGCCAGCTGACCATCTCCCTGCTGAAAGCCATCGGTAAAGGCGCAGAAGTGCATCACATTGACCTGGACCTGCTGTACAAAGCAGCAGACATCTGCAAAAATTTACAGTAA
- a CDS encoding response regulator → MKIKLAITDDHLLVINGLKAMLAPYPHIEIVYESNAATALMGALPASQPDVLLLDIQMPDIDGLELCKLVRKNYPEIKIIALTNFMESHYIKQMLRNGASGYLLKNTDQHMLVAAIEQVYAGEQFLDASIKQQLLHEMITGQKSTGYDIPLTRREKEILKLIAEEYSNQQIADMLSISLRTVETHRLNLTQKLAVKNTAGLVKEAIKRGLID, encoded by the coding sequence ATGAAGATTAAGTTAGCCATCACAGACGACCACCTGCTGGTCATTAATGGATTAAAAGCCATGCTGGCGCCCTATCCACACATAGAAATAGTATACGAAAGCAATGCCGCCACCGCGCTGATGGGGGCGTTACCGGCCAGCCAGCCGGATGTGTTGCTACTGGATATACAAATGCCGGATATCGATGGACTGGAATTGTGTAAACTAGTCCGGAAAAATTATCCGGAGATAAAAATCATTGCGCTCACCAATTTCATGGAATCGCATTATATCAAGCAAATGCTACGCAACGGCGCCAGCGGCTACCTGCTTAAAAACACCGACCAGCACATGCTGGTAGCAGCCATAGAACAGGTATATGCCGGAGAGCAGTTTCTTGATGCCAGCATCAAACAGCAACTGTTACACGAAATGATCACCGGGCAGAAATCCACCGGCTACGACATTCCGCTTACCCGTCGTGAAAAAGAAATACTGAAGCTGATTGCAGAAGAATATTCCAATCAGCAGATCGCCGATATGTTGTCTATCAGCCTGCGTACAGTAGAAACGCACCGACTTAACCTCACGCAGAAACTGGCTGTAAAAAATACAGCCGGACTGGTAAAGGAAGCCATCAAAAGAGGACTGATAGACTAA
- a CDS encoding EboA domain-containing protein produces the protein MAEYVYDQQKMSNGLEAIIASNSSNTAREWLQQRLQKAASIPQFNQTFTAIPRFTGKNIISVTSEQAAVLQQDVPGFFVHGWTLDRLVRVWWLLQLNISTKTIYIDTVEQLFNAAEMNELAALYSALPLLAFPEAWKLRTAEGIRSNIGIVQEAIMLHNPYPAKYLDEPAWNQLVMKAIFTDKPLHRISGLDERRNIALAAILTDFAHERWAAGRKVDPMQWRLLTPFINNENLPDITRVWHSADQTEKAAAALVCAGSDYLPAQQLLASNLTLATEIQDGALTWDVIATKLSQ, from the coding sequence GTGGCGGAATATGTATACGACCAGCAGAAAATGAGCAACGGGCTTGAAGCCATTATTGCCAGCAATAGCAGTAACACAGCCAGGGAGTGGTTGCAGCAGCGTCTGCAGAAAGCCGCATCCATACCGCAGTTTAACCAAACCTTTACCGCTATTCCCAGATTCACCGGAAAAAATATTATTTCCGTAACATCCGAACAGGCAGCTGTGTTACAACAGGACGTGCCGGGATTTTTCGTACATGGATGGACGTTAGACAGGCTGGTAAGAGTCTGGTGGTTGCTGCAGCTGAACATCAGTACTAAAACGATTTATATTGATACGGTAGAACAGCTCTTCAACGCCGCCGAAATGAACGAGCTGGCAGCATTATACAGCGCACTCCCGCTGCTGGCGTTTCCGGAAGCGTGGAAACTCCGCACAGCAGAAGGCATCCGCTCCAACATCGGGATAGTGCAGGAAGCTATCATGTTGCATAATCCTTATCCGGCAAAATACCTGGATGAACCCGCCTGGAATCAGCTTGTCATGAAGGCTATCTTCACAGATAAACCGCTGCACCGTATCTCCGGCCTGGATGAACGCCGCAACATTGCACTGGCAGCTATTCTAACCGACTTCGCCCACGAAAGATGGGCCGCCGGCAGAAAAGTTGATCCTATGCAATGGCGACTGCTCACGCCTTTTATCAACAACGAAAATCTGCCAGATATCACCCGTGTATGGCATTCCGCTGATCAGACAGAAAAAGCCGCCGCCGCACTGGTATGTGCCGGTTCTGATTATCTGCCTGCTCAGCAGCTGCTGGCCTCCAATTTGACCCTGGCAACCGAAATACAGGATGGCGCCCTCACCTGGGACGTCATCGCCACAAAATTATCCCAGTAA
- the eboE gene encoding metabolite traffic protein EboE has protein sequence MQTAYGHLTYCTNIHPGEKWEDHFAQLKKYIPQVKQQVAPGQPFGIGLRLANTASLELAKEENLNAFKAWLQQENCYVFTMNGFPYGGFHDVVVKDQVHAPDWTQADRVAYIIRLFRLLAALLPEGMEGGISTSPLSYKFWCNRCEEEKNAFTESATLNMLLVVEQLARIHHGGGPLMHLDVEPEPDGLLENTREYINWYTTSLLPAGICFIKDKLGVDEEEAADIIKRHVQLCYDVCHFALEYEEPEQVLKQLQTHGLRVGKIQISAALKADLPTETDQRNAVINAFRQFNEQVYLHQVIGKKKDGSLIHYPDLPQALEDAANTAVAEWRSHFHVPIFIDRFEVLQSTREEIVRVLALQRQQPFTAHLEVETYTWDVLPSGLKEEMAVSVSRELNWVKHELQITNYE, from the coding sequence ATGCAAACAGCATACGGACACCTGACTTATTGCACTAATATACATCCTGGTGAAAAATGGGAAGACCATTTCGCCCAACTCAAAAAATATATTCCTCAAGTCAAACAACAGGTAGCTCCCGGCCAGCCCTTTGGTATAGGGCTGCGGCTGGCCAATACGGCCAGCCTGGAACTAGCCAAAGAGGAAAACCTGAACGCCTTTAAAGCCTGGCTGCAACAGGAAAACTGTTACGTATTTACGATGAACGGTTTCCCCTACGGTGGCTTTCATGATGTAGTGGTGAAAGATCAGGTACATGCACCCGATTGGACACAGGCCGACCGTGTAGCCTACATCATCAGGCTGTTTCGCCTGCTGGCAGCCCTTTTACCGGAAGGAATGGAAGGCGGCATCTCTACCTCTCCGCTCTCTTATAAGTTCTGGTGCAACCGCTGTGAGGAAGAAAAAAACGCTTTCACCGAAAGTGCCACACTGAATATGTTGCTCGTGGTGGAACAGCTGGCCCGTATCCACCATGGCGGCGGACCCCTCATGCACCTCGATGTGGAACCGGAGCCCGACGGACTGTTGGAGAACACCCGGGAGTATATCAACTGGTATACAACATCGCTGTTGCCCGCTGGTATCTGCTTTATTAAAGACAAACTGGGTGTCGATGAAGAGGAGGCTGCTGATATTATCAAAAGACATGTGCAGCTCTGTTATGATGTTTGCCATTTTGCACTGGAATATGAAGAACCGGAACAGGTGCTGAAGCAGCTGCAGACTCATGGTCTCCGTGTAGGCAAAATACAGATCAGTGCTGCCCTGAAAGCAGACCTGCCAACGGAAACGGATCAACGTAATGCCGTTATCAACGCTTTTCGTCAGTTCAATGAACAGGTGTACCTGCATCAGGTGATCGGCAAAAAAAAGGATGGCAGTCTGATACATTACCCGGATCTGCCGCAGGCACTGGAAGATGCCGCCAACACGGCTGTTGCCGAGTGGCGCTCCCACTTTCATGTGCCTATCTTTATCGATCGTTTTGAAGTGTTGCAATCCACCCGCGAAGAGATTGTCAGGGTGCTGGCATTACAGCGGCAACAACCATTTACCGCCCATTTGGAAGTAGAAACCTATACCTGGGATGTACTGCCATCGGGGCTTAAGGAAGAAATGGCGGTGTCTGTGTCAAGGGAACTGAACTGGGTCAAACACGAATTACAAATTACGAATTACGAATGA